Part of the Nostoc edaphicum CCNP1411 genome, CTCTACACCAGGAGGTAGCCAATCAGGAGTCGTGGTTTTATAAACAATATATCCTGCGAAAAAACTCAGAAAAATGATGCTTTCCGAAAGTAAAAATACGATAAAGCCAAACATACTATTGGCGGCTTCATCATGAGTATGTTCAACAGTCCTCGTCTCCAAAGACTCCTGCAACTCTTCTCGACTAATAGAACTATTCACAGTCATAGTTGAATTTTCACTAATTTTTTTTTGGTTTGTAGTGGGGACTTTAGTCCTCTCCTGGAAACAAAATTAAGGACTGAAGTCCTTACTACGAACATCGCACTAGGTTTCAAGTATGAATTAATTCAAATCTCTTGCTAACTCTTGCTTTTCCAAATTCGCCGTCAACGGTTCAGACTTCCCATACCCATAAGGTTCAGAAATCACCACAGGAATCTCCTCAAAATTCTCCACCGGCGGCGGAGAAGCCACCAGCCACTCCAACCCAATAGCCCGCCAAGGATTATCCGGTGCTTTCTCACCCTGCACCCAAGAACCAATCATGTTCAAAATAAAGGGTAGTGTAGACATCCCCAACAAAAATCCACCAATACTAGCAATCACATTCCAAAAAGCATATTCTGGGTCGTAGGAAGAAACCCGACGCAACATCCCTTGTAAGCCTAATGGGTGCATGGGTAAAAAATTCAGGTTAGTCCCGATGAATGATAACCAAAAATGCAGCTTACCCAAGCCTTCGTAGTACATCCGCCCAGTCATCTTGGGAAACCAATGATAAAAGGCGGCAAACATCCCCATTGTCACAGTCCCGTAGAGGACGTAATGAAAGTGACCCACGACAAAGTAAGTATTATTAACGTGAATATCAATCGGTACAGAGGAAAGCATAATGCCTGTGATACCGGCAAACACAAACATAATCAATCCACCCAAAGCAAACAGCATCGGGGTAGTCAGCCGCAGTTTACCTCCCCAAATTGTCGCCACCCAAGCAAACACCTTAATCCCCGTGGGTACGGAAACGAACATTGTGGAAACCATGAACACTATCCGCATCCAGGCTGGTGTACCACTGGCAAACATGTGATGTACCCAAACAAAACCACTTACGCCGGCAATCAATAGTGAGGAAACGGCAACTACTTTGTAGCCAAACAGAGGTTTACGGCTATAAACTGGGAAGATTTCGGAAAAGATGCCAAAAACAGGTAGTATGATTACGTAAACTGCTGGATGTGAATAGAACCAGAAAAAATGTTGAAAGAGAACTGCATTACCGCCCTTAGCAGGGTCAAAGAAGGCTGTACCAATGCTGAGGTCAAGTAGCAGCATGACTGCACCTGCCGTCAGTGCAGGCAATCCAAACAGTTGGATAATCTGGGCGCTGAACACTGCCCAAACATAAGCCGGCATCCGAAAGAAGGTCATTCCTGGTGCGCGCATTTTGACAATTGTGGTAACAAAATTAACACCACCCATAATCGAGGATACACCCGATATGGCTACAGCTATCAGCCAGAGAAATTGACCGTTAATGAGATTACCTGTAGGGTTTTGCAAGCTAACTGGGGGATAAGACCACCAACCTGCTTGGGCTGGGCCACCAGGTAGGAAGAAACTAGCCATCAGGATAATTCCAAATACTGGCACCATCCAGAAGGCTACGGCATTCAGGCGGGGAAATGCCATATCTCGCGCCCCAATCATTAGCGGGACAAGGTAGTTTGCTAGACCAACTAAGACGGGAAAAGTCCACAAGAACAGCATTATAGTGCCGTGCATGGTGAACATGGCATTATAAACGGTGCGGTCAACTAAATCGGCTTCTGGGGTAATCAGTTCGCCGCGAATAATCATTGCCAAGATGCCACCGATCAGAAAGAAGATGAATGAGGTGACAATATATTGGATACCGATAACTTTGTGGTCGGTGCTGAAGGTGAAGTAGGTTTTCCAGGTGGTGGGGGGATGGTGGTGTGTTTCTAGTAGTATTTTGGGATTTTCGATTTGGGTATTTGTCATAGGATGTTTCACGCAGAGGCGCAGAGGCGCAGAGAAATTGAGTTTAAGAGGAGAAATTGACTAGAGGCGGTGGTGCGGGTATGACTGTGGGATAGCCTGTGGTGAATGCCCCTTTGATTTTTTGGGTGTATTCGTTGGCGGCTTGATTATTGGCGGGGACTGGTTTATGGGTTGCAGCTAATTTCAGCCATTGGTCGTAATCTGCTGTTGATTCGACTACTACATCTGCTTGCATGGCTGCAAAGTAAGTACCGCTAAATTGAGAATCGCGCAGTCGATATTTGCCGGGGCGAATGGGAGTAAATTCAAAGTCGATGGTTTGCTTGGGAATTATGTCTTGTTTGAGTCGAAAGGCAGGAATGTAAAAGCCGTGGAGAACGTCTGCTGATTGGAGTGCTAAACTAACGCGCCGATTTGCTGGTAGATGTAATTCTGTGCTGGTAACATTCTGGTTGGGGTAGCGAAAGACCCAAGCCCATTGTTTGGCAAGCACTTCTATTTTTTCAACTGGTATGGAGTTAGAGGCGGTGATTGAAAATGTCCCCTTCTCCTCCATTGTTGCTGCATGGGCTGATGCCATTTTATGTATGTGCATGGCTTCCATTGGCCCTTGAATCGCCATTTCTGCATAGATGTTGTAACTGTAGGTTGCAATCCACAGTACCAACAGAATGGGAATTGTTGTCCAAACTACTTCTAAGGTGACATTTCCTTCAATTGGCGGGCCATCGCTGGTGTCATATTTACCTGCGCGATGGAAAATTATGGAATAGATGACGGTTCCAGTTACACCCAGGAAAATGAAGGTTCCCAAGGTGACTAAAAAGCTAAAGAGTTCATCTATGAGTTTGGATTCGGCGGCGGCTTGGGGGGGAAACCAGGAATAGGCTTGTTCTCCCATCCAGAGGCTAGCAGCTGTGAGGGCGATCGCACAGCCAATTAAAATCAAAATATTCTGAATTTTCATTTACTTCAATACCGCGTTAATGTCTTTACCCAATCTCAGTAATTTATCAGCAGTATTATGTACGCCAAATTCTGCCGCTAGTTGCGCTCCTAATGTGCCGTGAACGAACATAATAAACATGATGAAAAACCCTGCTGCAAGATAACTCCACTGCACTTGTTGACCGACATCTTTTCGCCATAAATAACGCTGAAATCCTCTCCATACAGTCATGCCAATAATCAGCGCTAAGAGGAGGACACCACCGACACCATGCCATAGCATTGTCTCCATCCCTTGTAATCCCCAAGCACTTTTTAAATCTGTTGGTGGTTCTGCCAACATGATTTCGTAAAAGCCTGCGGCCACGGTGAAAAAGGTGATGATGGCTGAAGCCAGCATATTGTACCAACCCACATCAAAGAAGCCGGCACGATTAGCGGGTATTGCCAAAAATTTGAAAACTGGTTTTTCTAGGGGGAATAGTACACCAACAATATCAAAGGCAATGGCGACGATAAATAAACCCAAGGTGAGATGGACTAAGTTGGGATGAACGGGAATGCTGTAAGGTAGTCCGTTTGCACCTAGTTGCGATCTGAGTTGTTCAATTAGTTGGGTATTCATCGCAAAATACCTGCCTTCACAGCTTCTACAACTGGTACTGTGTGCAGTCCATACACCCACACTAATTCATCTCCCAAATACACTTGGAAGAACACCAAACAAGTTAAAAGTAGTCCCACTCCCAGATAGGGAACTGGTAATTTTTCTGGGTCACGTAACCGAATGACATAACGCCAACCTGTTATCGCGGCGATGATTCCTGAAAGCGACCAGCCAATCAGGGTATGTAAATTTAGGATTGGTTCAACTGCGTTGTAAGGTTCGGCTAAACCCGCTTCAATCTGACCAAAGATGATCGCAATAAAAATGGCGATCGTGGCGAAAAACATATTCCACCAACTGACTTCAAAAAGACGGGCGTTATGGCTAAAATAACCAACTACATCACAGAAGAAGGCGAACAATACCATTGCAATCACGAAGTGGACAACTATCGGATGGATTGTATCTGGGTAAGGTAAGTTGTGGTCGTTCAAAGGTGGAAGATATTCAAACATGGTCTGCTCCCGTGCAAATATCCTGCACTTAGTTAAACTTAACAAATATATTCTTCAAATAATGTCTTCAATAATTATTGATCTGGATATTCTTTAACTTTTTTCTAGATTTTTTAGTTTGACAAAATGTCAGAGAAAAGAATGACAGTCTGTCTTTTGACATTTGTAAAAATCTCATCATAAAATAGATAGACTACTTGATACAGCTTCTAAGTAATCTGGGTTAAAGATAACTGCTTGCTCAGAAGAGATTGAATATTTGGTAAATTTTATTGATTGAGTTGAAATACGCATATTCCTTAATTAATGAACAATTGGAGGTTTAATCAAGATTGTAATGAGCTTCAATTCCTGGAAAAAATTAAGCCAACTGAAGCTAAAAATCCCCTCCGACCTTAAGTCAGTCGGTGTGAAATGTCAAAAGACAAGTTGTCAGATTGAAGTGCGACAGCTTGTCAAAGTTAGTTATGAAGTTTTCAAGCAAATTTATCATAAATAAATTCTGGTTAATCTAGTTAAAAGACACTAAAAATAAAGATGAGTTCTCTGCCAAATTACCGCCCCAACAAACTGAAATTAGGCCCATTAGAAGCAGAGATTTTAAACATTATTTACTCTCTGGATTCTGCCACAGTCAAAGAGATACATGAACGCATCATTGCTGATCCAGAACGCGAGTTAACTTATTCCTCAGTAGCAACAATACTGGATCGTCTTAGCAATAAGGGTTGGCTAGAATGTGTTAAACAGCACCGCCACTATATTTGGCGACCTTTGATTTCCTATTCTGAAGCACAAGCGTTAGAGGCTTATGAACAGTTACAGAAATTTCTCGAATTGGGCAAGCCGGAGATTGTAGCTGCTTTTGCTGACAGTCTGGATGAGGCTAGTGTGGCACAGTTTGAGGCGATCGCCCAAAAAATCCAAGCACTTCGTGAACTCAGGGAGAAGAAGTAATGCATCTGTTGATGGTAGTGATGGCGTTAATCCTAGCTTGGTACTTGAGATATTATTGGTCATCCCCTATGGGAAGCTGGACAGAACGTTTTCCCCGCGCCTTGTTGCTATTTCTCCTACCGCCATTACTTCTGTTAACCACAACA contains:
- a CDS encoding BlaI/MecI/CopY family transcriptional regulator codes for the protein MSSLPNYRPNKLKLGPLEAEILNIIYSLDSATVKEIHERIIADPERELTYSSVATILDRLSNKGWLECVKQHRHYIWRPLISYSEAQALEAYEQLQKFLELGKPEIVAAFADSLDEASVAQFEAIAQKIQALRELREKK
- a CDS encoding cytochrome c oxidase subunit II — its product is MKIQNILILIGCAIALTAASLWMGEQAYSWFPPQAAAESKLIDELFSFLVTLGTFIFLGVTGTVIYSIIFHRAGKYDTSDGPPIEGNVTLEVVWTTIPILLVLWIATYSYNIYAEMAIQGPMEAMHIHKMASAHAATMEEKGTFSITASNSIPVEKIEVLAKQWAWVFRYPNQNVTSTELHLPANRRVSLALQSADVLHGFYIPAFRLKQDIIPKQTIDFEFTPIRPGKYRLRDSQFSGTYFAAMQADVVVESTADYDQWLKLAATHKPVPANNQAANEYTQKIKGAFTTGYPTVIPAPPPLVNFSS
- a CDS encoding DUF2231 domain-containing protein — translated: MFEYLPPLNDHNLPYPDTIHPIVVHFVIAMVLFAFFCDVVGYFSHNARLFEVSWWNMFFATIAIFIAIIFGQIEAGLAEPYNAVEPILNLHTLIGWSLSGIIAAITGWRYVIRLRDPEKLPVPYLGVGLLLTCLVFFQVYLGDELVWVYGLHTVPVVEAVKAGILR
- the ctaD gene encoding cytochrome c oxidase subunit I, with translation MTNTQIENPKILLETHHHPPTTWKTYFTFSTDHKVIGIQYIVTSFIFFLIGGILAMIIRGELITPEADLVDRTVYNAMFTMHGTIMLFLWTFPVLVGLANYLVPLMIGARDMAFPRLNAVAFWMVPVFGIILMASFFLPGGPAQAGWWSYPPVSLQNPTGNLINGQFLWLIAVAISGVSSIMGGVNFVTTIVKMRAPGMTFFRMPAYVWAVFSAQIIQLFGLPALTAGAVMLLLDLSIGTAFFDPAKGGNAVLFQHFFWFYSHPAVYVIILPVFGIFSEIFPVYSRKPLFGYKVVAVSSLLIAGVSGFVWVHHMFASGTPAWMRIVFMVSTMFVSVPTGIKVFAWVATIWGGKLRLTTPMLFALGGLIMFVFAGITGIMLSSVPIDIHVNNTYFVVGHFHYVLYGTVTMGMFAAFYHWFPKMTGRMYYEGLGKLHFWLSFIGTNLNFLPMHPLGLQGMLRRVSSYDPEYAFWNVIASIGGFLLGMSTLPFILNMIGSWVQGEKAPDNPWRAIGLEWLVASPPPVENFEEIPVVISEPYGYGKSEPLTANLEKQELARDLN
- a CDS encoding DUF2231 domain-containing protein, with product MNTQLIEQLRSQLGANGLPYSIPVHPNLVHLTLGLFIVAIAFDIVGVLFPLEKPVFKFLAIPANRAGFFDVGWYNMLASAIITFFTVAAGFYEIMLAEPPTDLKSAWGLQGMETMLWHGVGGVLLLALIIGMTVWRGFQRYLWRKDVGQQVQWSYLAAGFFIMFIMFVHGTLGAQLAAEFGVHNTADKLLRLGKDINAVLK